Proteins from one Ipomoea triloba cultivar NCNSP0323 chromosome 1, ASM357664v1 genomic window:
- the LOC115996016 gene encoding ankyrin repeat-containing protein ITN1-like isoform X3: MASQGNNVNDLEAGNYVAEGDYSSKYLTLHRATVHGKWEEAKKFLEDNNHAIQAPIGIHKNTALHDAAKAGNKDFMEKAVAMMGDNNEVMGVVKNRDGLTALHIAARFGNKEVGEILVGKNRNLLYERCNRGLLPIHYAACNTRRSLEVFNYFWGVTKRDEDPEVDPYAGPTGATILVNLIKSKFYVVAMDLADEYPDLARHRTLDNETSPLEAIVKYDYPIFKHEGAVMLVECLCDKLKTLNDTQIASLAKEAIIQAAYLDIEEVVKNIVEACPITAYYKDKSGRNILHIAIEKHSTNVFNYVRGNSMLMHDLVDERDNNGNNIVHLSGKLTPPHKLNVNAALQMQRDLRWVKEVQKIASPYFSSLRNKDEKTPKMVFTDEHKDLRKEGEKWMKETATACSVVAALIVTVVFAAAITVPGGNSEDFAWSTHVSCRLI; the protein is encoded by the exons ATG TTAATGATCTTGAAGCAGGTAACTATGTGGCTGAAGGAGATTATTCCAGCAAATACTTGACACTGCACAGAGCTACAGTGCATGGGAAATGGGAGGAAGCTAAAAAATTCTTGGAGGATAACAACCATGCAATCCAAGCTCCTATCGGCATCCACAAAAACACTGCATTGCACGATGCTGCTAAAGCAGGTAATAAGGATTTTATGGAAAAGGCTGTGGCAATGATGGGAGATAATAATGAAGTGATGGGCGTGGTGAAGAACCGAGATGGGCTCACGGCGCTACACATTGCGGCCCGGTTTGGGAACAAGGAGGTGGGTGAAATCCTTGTAGGGAAGAACCGTAATCTCCTGTATGAAAGGTGCAACAGGGGTCTTCTCCCCATCCATTACGCAGCTTGCAATACTCGCAGAAGCCTGGAGGTGTTTAACTATTTCTGGGGTGTCACTAAGAGAGATGAAGACCCGGAAGTTGATCCATATGCAGGCCCAACTGGTGCAACTATCCTTGTTAACTTAATCAAGTCTAAATTCTATG tGGTGGCAATGGATTTGGCTGATGAATATCCCGATTTGGCTCGTCATCGGACACTAGACAATGAAACATCTCCTTTGGAGGCCATAGTCAAATACGATTATCCTATCTTCAAGCACGAAGGAGCAGTGATGCTCGTTGAATGCTTGTGCGATAAACTCAAAACCCTAAATGACACACAAATTGCCTCACTTGCAAAAGAAGCTATAATTCAAGCAGCTTATTTGGACATTGAAGAGGTGGTCAAAAATATTGTGGAAGCATGTCCTATCACGGCTTATTACAAAGACAAGAGTGGGCGGAATATACTTCACATTGCAATAGAGAAACACAGTACAAATGTTTTTAACTATGTTCGTGGAAATAGTATGCTTATGCATGATTTAGTAGATGAAAGAGACAACAATGGAAACAACATTGTACATTTGTCTGGGAAATTGACACCTCCACACAAACTCAATGTAAATGCAGCTCTTCAAATGCAGCGGGACCTGCGATGGGTTAAG GAAGTGCAAAAGATTGCATCACCATATTTCTCATCACTCAGAAACAAAGATGAGAAAACACCAAAGATGGTGTTCACGGATGAGCATAAGGACTTGAGAAAGGAAGGAGAGAAATGGATGAAGGAGACAGCAACTGCATGCTCTGTTGTAGCAGCACTCATTGTTACTGTGGTGTTTGCCGCTGCTATTACAGTCCCCGGGGGCAACAGTGAAG ATTTCGCATGGTCTACTCACGTCAGTTGCCGACTAATTTAA
- the LOC115996016 gene encoding ankyrin repeat-containing protein ITN1-like isoform X1, whose product MASQGNNVNDLEAGNYVAEGDYSSKYLTLHRATVHGKWEEAKKFLEDNNHAIQAPIGIHKNTALHDAAKAGNKDFMEKAVAMMGDNNEVMGVVKNRDGLTALHIAARFGNKEVGEILVGKNRNLLYERCNRGLLPIHYAACNTRRSLEVFNYFWGVTKRDEDPEVDPYAGPTGATILVNLIKSKFYVVAMDLADEYPDLARHRTLDNETSPLEAIVKYDYPIFKHEGAVMLVECLCDKLKTLNDTQIASLAKEAIIQAAYLDIEEVVKNIVEACPITAYYKDKSGRNILHIAIEKHSTNVFNYVRGNSMLMHDLVDERDNNGNNIVHLSGKLTPPHKLNVNAALQMQRDLRWVKEVQKIASPYFSSLRNKDEKTPKMVFTDEHKDLRKEGEKWMKETATACSVVAALIVTVVFAAAITVPGGNSEGELTQGFNATILNTMINGTIKGPIDETPPKEGLPIFSKRRAFRSFYFTNGVSLAFSVYSLMVFLSIITSHYREEDFLRILPTNLIIGLLALVFSVFFMIASFIATVYLVFGTVLSARIVFLVVLGLVYCLTVLLAYQFPLVLDFAWSTHVSCRLI is encoded by the exons ATG TTAATGATCTTGAAGCAGGTAACTATGTGGCTGAAGGAGATTATTCCAGCAAATACTTGACACTGCACAGAGCTACAGTGCATGGGAAATGGGAGGAAGCTAAAAAATTCTTGGAGGATAACAACCATGCAATCCAAGCTCCTATCGGCATCCACAAAAACACTGCATTGCACGATGCTGCTAAAGCAGGTAATAAGGATTTTATGGAAAAGGCTGTGGCAATGATGGGAGATAATAATGAAGTGATGGGCGTGGTGAAGAACCGAGATGGGCTCACGGCGCTACACATTGCGGCCCGGTTTGGGAACAAGGAGGTGGGTGAAATCCTTGTAGGGAAGAACCGTAATCTCCTGTATGAAAGGTGCAACAGGGGTCTTCTCCCCATCCATTACGCAGCTTGCAATACTCGCAGAAGCCTGGAGGTGTTTAACTATTTCTGGGGTGTCACTAAGAGAGATGAAGACCCGGAAGTTGATCCATATGCAGGCCCAACTGGTGCAACTATCCTTGTTAACTTAATCAAGTCTAAATTCTATG tGGTGGCAATGGATTTGGCTGATGAATATCCCGATTTGGCTCGTCATCGGACACTAGACAATGAAACATCTCCTTTGGAGGCCATAGTCAAATACGATTATCCTATCTTCAAGCACGAAGGAGCAGTGATGCTCGTTGAATGCTTGTGCGATAAACTCAAAACCCTAAATGACACACAAATTGCCTCACTTGCAAAAGAAGCTATAATTCAAGCAGCTTATTTGGACATTGAAGAGGTGGTCAAAAATATTGTGGAAGCATGTCCTATCACGGCTTATTACAAAGACAAGAGTGGGCGGAATATACTTCACATTGCAATAGAGAAACACAGTACAAATGTTTTTAACTATGTTCGTGGAAATAGTATGCTTATGCATGATTTAGTAGATGAAAGAGACAACAATGGAAACAACATTGTACATTTGTCTGGGAAATTGACACCTCCACACAAACTCAATGTAAATGCAGCTCTTCAAATGCAGCGGGACCTGCGATGGGTTAAG GAAGTGCAAAAGATTGCATCACCATATTTCTCATCACTCAGAAACAAAGATGAGAAAACACCAAAGATGGTGTTCACGGATGAGCATAAGGACTTGAGAAAGGAAGGAGAGAAATGGATGAAGGAGACAGCAACTGCATGCTCTGTTGTAGCAGCACTCATTGTTACTGTGGTGTTTGCCGCTGCTATTACAGTCCCCGGGGGCAACAGTGAAGGTGAACTTACCCAAGGCTTTAATGCTACAATACTTAACACTATGATTAATGGTACAATTAAAGGCCCCATTGATGAAACCCCGCCTAAGGAGGGCCTCCCCATCTTCTCCAAAAGGCGTGCTTTCAGATCTTTTTATTTCACCAATGGTGTATCTCTAGCTTTCTCCGTTTATTCTCTCATGGTCTTCTTGTCCATAATAACTTCACACTATAGGGAAGAAGATTTCCTAAGAATTCTTCCCACCAACTTAATCATAGGTCTCCTCGCCTTGGTATTTTCCGTTTTCTTTATGATTGCCTCTTTTATTGCCACAGTTTATCTGGTGTTTGGTACTGTTCTATCGGCTCGTATTGTTTTTCTGGTAGTTTTAGGTTTGGTTTACTGTCTAACTGTGTTGCTGGCTTATCAATTCCCACTCGTTCTAGATTTCGCATGGTCTACTCACGTCAGTTGCCGACTAATTTAA
- the LOC115996016 gene encoding ankyrin repeat-containing protein ITN1-like isoform X2, which produces MASQGNNGNYVAEGDYSSKYLTLHRATVHGKWEEAKKFLEDNNHAIQAPIGIHKNTALHDAAKAGNKDFMEKAVAMMGDNNEVMGVVKNRDGLTALHIAARFGNKEVGEILVGKNRNLLYERCNRGLLPIHYAACNTRRSLEVFNYFWGVTKRDEDPEVDPYAGPTGATILVNLIKSKFYVVAMDLADEYPDLARHRTLDNETSPLEAIVKYDYPIFKHEGAVMLVECLCDKLKTLNDTQIASLAKEAIIQAAYLDIEEVVKNIVEACPITAYYKDKSGRNILHIAIEKHSTNVFNYVRGNSMLMHDLVDERDNNGNNIVHLSGKLTPPHKLNVNAALQMQRDLRWVKEVQKIASPYFSSLRNKDEKTPKMVFTDEHKDLRKEGEKWMKETATACSVVAALIVTVVFAAAITVPGGNSEGELTQGFNATILNTMINGTIKGPIDETPPKEGLPIFSKRRAFRSFYFTNGVSLAFSVYSLMVFLSIITSHYREEDFLRILPTNLIIGLLALVFSVFFMIASFIATVYLVFGTVLSARIVFLVVLGLVYCLTVLLAYQFPLVLDFAWSTHVSCRLI; this is translated from the exons ATG GTAACTATGTGGCTGAAGGAGATTATTCCAGCAAATACTTGACACTGCACAGAGCTACAGTGCATGGGAAATGGGAGGAAGCTAAAAAATTCTTGGAGGATAACAACCATGCAATCCAAGCTCCTATCGGCATCCACAAAAACACTGCATTGCACGATGCTGCTAAAGCAGGTAATAAGGATTTTATGGAAAAGGCTGTGGCAATGATGGGAGATAATAATGAAGTGATGGGCGTGGTGAAGAACCGAGATGGGCTCACGGCGCTACACATTGCGGCCCGGTTTGGGAACAAGGAGGTGGGTGAAATCCTTGTAGGGAAGAACCGTAATCTCCTGTATGAAAGGTGCAACAGGGGTCTTCTCCCCATCCATTACGCAGCTTGCAATACTCGCAGAAGCCTGGAGGTGTTTAACTATTTCTGGGGTGTCACTAAGAGAGATGAAGACCCGGAAGTTGATCCATATGCAGGCCCAACTGGTGCAACTATCCTTGTTAACTTAATCAAGTCTAAATTCTATG tGGTGGCAATGGATTTGGCTGATGAATATCCCGATTTGGCTCGTCATCGGACACTAGACAATGAAACATCTCCTTTGGAGGCCATAGTCAAATACGATTATCCTATCTTCAAGCACGAAGGAGCAGTGATGCTCGTTGAATGCTTGTGCGATAAACTCAAAACCCTAAATGACACACAAATTGCCTCACTTGCAAAAGAAGCTATAATTCAAGCAGCTTATTTGGACATTGAAGAGGTGGTCAAAAATATTGTGGAAGCATGTCCTATCACGGCTTATTACAAAGACAAGAGTGGGCGGAATATACTTCACATTGCAATAGAGAAACACAGTACAAATGTTTTTAACTATGTTCGTGGAAATAGTATGCTTATGCATGATTTAGTAGATGAAAGAGACAACAATGGAAACAACATTGTACATTTGTCTGGGAAATTGACACCTCCACACAAACTCAATGTAAATGCAGCTCTTCAAATGCAGCGGGACCTGCGATGGGTTAAG GAAGTGCAAAAGATTGCATCACCATATTTCTCATCACTCAGAAACAAAGATGAGAAAACACCAAAGATGGTGTTCACGGATGAGCATAAGGACTTGAGAAAGGAAGGAGAGAAATGGATGAAGGAGACAGCAACTGCATGCTCTGTTGTAGCAGCACTCATTGTTACTGTGGTGTTTGCCGCTGCTATTACAGTCCCCGGGGGCAACAGTGAAGGTGAACTTACCCAAGGCTTTAATGCTACAATACTTAACACTATGATTAATGGTACAATTAAAGGCCCCATTGATGAAACCCCGCCTAAGGAGGGCCTCCCCATCTTCTCCAAAAGGCGTGCTTTCAGATCTTTTTATTTCACCAATGGTGTATCTCTAGCTTTCTCCGTTTATTCTCTCATGGTCTTCTTGTCCATAATAACTTCACACTATAGGGAAGAAGATTTCCTAAGAATTCTTCCCACCAACTTAATCATAGGTCTCCTCGCCTTGGTATTTTCCGTTTTCTTTATGATTGCCTCTTTTATTGCCACAGTTTATCTGGTGTTTGGTACTGTTCTATCGGCTCGTATTGTTTTTCTGGTAGTTTTAGGTTTGGTTTACTGTCTAACTGTGTTGCTGGCTTATCAATTCCCACTCGTTCTAGATTTCGCATGGTCTACTCACGTCAGTTGCCGACTAATTTAA